From one Amphiura filiformis chromosome 13, Afil_fr2py, whole genome shotgun sequence genomic stretch:
- the LOC140168543 gene encoding protein phosphatase 1D-like — protein MYVAHVGDSRIVAGVKNRYNRIEPKALTIDHKPSNRSEIERIEKLGGQVLYKNGVPRVVWARTKHSHTGPVRRSTHVDHIPFLAVARSLGDLWSYQFEHEDYLVSPEPDITHHIIDPEHHRFLVIGSDGLWNMMSVYDAVRQVEKYSWERANKSGGRLLSHTISKQLVQTTINKWNARSLRADNTTAITIFFEFPRS, from the exons atGTACGTGGCTCATGTAGGGGACTCGCGCATCGTGGCAGGCGTGAAGAATCGGTACAACAGGATAGAACCAAAAGCGCTGACCATAGACCACAAGCCGAGTAATCGCAGTGAAATAGAGAGAATTGAGAAGCTGGGAGGACAG GTATTATACAAGAATGGCGTACCTCGAGTGGTGTGGGCCAGAACTAAGCATTCCCATACAGGACCAGTACGACGTAGCACTCACGTTGACCACATTCCATTTCTGGCAGTGGCTCGATCACTTG GTGATCTTTGGAGCTATCAGTTTGAGCATGAAGACTACTTGGTGTCGCCAGAGCCAGACATCACCCATCATATCATAGATCCCGAGCACCATAGATTCCTGGTTATCGGCAGTGACGGCCTGTGGAACATGATGAGTGTGTATGATGCCGTACGGCAGGTGGAGAAGTACTCCTGGGAGAGAGCCAATAAG aGTGGCGGCCGGCTTCTGAGTCACACCATCTCCAAGCAGTTGGTGCAAACCACAATCAACAAGTGGAACGCTCGTAGCTTGCGTGCCGACAATACAACAGCAATCACCATCTTCTTTGAGTTCCCGAGATCCTAG